The following proteins are encoded in a genomic region of Cygnus olor isolate bCygOlo1 chromosome 23, bCygOlo1.pri.v2, whole genome shotgun sequence:
- the THEMIS2 gene encoding protein THEMIS2, whose amino-acid sequence MEPLSFQEYICSLDPTTLPRILRICSGVYFQGSVYEIAGNECCLSTGDLLKITAVTLQKVVCENVHTGQTTELLPTFKGLFQPSPDLGPCPMPQGPFLEGGMKKGLTLHQALEWGGKQRQPLRCPTIGPHALLLSPVYEVQATMNLRRDEVKIPSTLEVDVEDVTEESQDVHFSRPLLLSEVLGMEEVLPTQAEILEGPRSATIFESAWVPRLRKGQRLQIHSCSHTWRVLASARSGTRRFLLSSAYQGRFRRRPRQFAGVQELAASLQPGQQLHVVATQDCEGREDDVPPLSVGDRLEARQLLLAGGSTRLLCLRHSEEEDEKEEGEELLLPLDLGGSFVEEACDSKKYRLTELVELLPLPCDVRVVATDPALERDVLGSFPALRLEARITQPFLISSFCEEPDKGFEIPPQWLDLTLVLTEEPVHSQAPSTHCSHVEELTEAFYYKLLAQLPGGSAPPPPRPPKPKAAGRDVQVQPCPAPEQKDRAHSRGKRSLAPSPTTSSQTRLAPPLPPPLVLPQKAKSLTTHRSTPNEYSPRPRLLAAPWSHKAPSNTDMEKSSDEHDYEVIEEDIQKTIHKMQTVFPF is encoded by the exons ggTCCGTGTATGAGATCGCAGGCAATGAGTGCTGCTTGTCAACTGGTGACCTGCTGAAAATCACAGCTGTCACGCTGCAAAAGGTTGTCTGTGAGAATGTGCACACGGGGCAGACAACGGAGCTGCTGCCAACATTTAAGG gtcttttccagccctcCCCAGATCTGGGGCCATGCCCCATGCCACAGGGACCCTTCCTGGAGGGTGGCATGAAGAAGGGCCTGACGCTGCACCAGGCGCTGGAGTGGGGGGGCAAGCAGAGACAGCCCCTACGGTGCCCCACCATCGGCCCCCACGCCCTGCTCCTGAGCCCCGTCTACGAGGTGCAGGCCACCATGAACC TGCGAAGGGACGAGGTGAAGATCCCCTCCACGCTGGAGGTGGACGTGGAGGATGTAACAGAGGAGTCGCAGGACGTTCACTTCTCCCGGCCACTGCTGCTGAGCGaggtgctggggatggaggaggtGCTGCCGACACAGGCCGAGATCCTGGAGGGGCCCCGCAGTGCCACCATCTTTGAGAGCGCCTGGGTCCCCCGCCTGCGGAAGGGACAGCGGCTGCAGATCCACAGCTGCTCCCACACCTGGAGGGTCCTGGCCTCTGCCCGCAGCGGCACCCGCCGTTTCCTTCTCTCCAGTGCCTACCAGGGCCGCTTCAGGCGGCGGCCCCGGCAGTTTGCAggggtgcaggagctggcagccagcctgcagcctggccagcagctgcacgTGGTGGCAACACAGGACTGTGAGGGCCGCGAGGACGACGTGCCCCCACTCAGTGTGGGTGACCGGCTGGAGGCCCGGCAGCTACTACTGGCTGGTGGCAGCACCCGGCTCCTGTGCCTCCGCCATagtgaggaggaggatgagaaggaggagggcgaggagctgctgctgccactggatCTGGGGGGCAGCTTTGTGGAGGAGGCGTGTGACAGCAAGAAGTACAGGCTGACGgagctggtggagctgctgccactgccaTGCGACGTCCGGGTGGTGGCCACAGACCCGGCCCTGGAGAGGGATGTGCTGGGCTCCTTCCCTGCACTGCGGCTGGAGGCCCGCATCACCCAGCCCTTTTTGATCAGCAGCTTCTGTGAGGAGCCAGATAAGGGCTTTGAGATCCCGCCCCAGTGGTTGGACCTCACCCTTGTCCTCACTGAGGAGCCCGTCCACTCCCAGGCCCCCTCCACACACTGCTCCCATGTGGAGGAGCTGACTGAGGCCTTCTACTACAAGCTGCTGGCGCAGCTGCCGGGTGGCTCAGCCCCGCCACCCCCACGGCCCCCCAAGCCGAAGGCGGCTGGTAGAGATGTGCAGGTGCAGCCATGCCCTGCCCCAGAGCAGAAGGACAGGGCACACTCCAGGGGAAAGCGCTccctggcccccagccccaccaccagcTCCCAGACACGCCTGGCTCCTCCACTGCCGCCGCCTTTGGTCCTTCCCCAGAAGGCGAAGAGCCTCACTACCCATCGGAGCACCCCCAATGAGTACAGCCCACGCCCCCgtctgctggcagctccctggTCCCACAAGGCTCCCAGTAACACAG ACATGGAGAAAAGCAGTGATGAACATGACTATGAAGTCATTGAAGAAGACATTCAAAAGACAATTCACAAAATGcagactgtttttcctttctaa